ACCCCAAAAACAGAGATAGATTTGCCCTCTTCATCTTTTAGTAATACAACCTTAGAGTCATAGTATTTTATAGTTTCAGAAGAAAGGTTTACTCTATACGCCATGTGATAGGTTGGAATTTTTTCCAAAATTAAATTTTCCAACATTTTGTTCATTATTACAAGGTCATCTTTATGGATTTTGGATGATGCTATTTCATTATTGATTTCTTCAAATTCATTAACACCAAACATTTTTCTGATTTGCTTATCCCAATAAGTTCTACCAGTTAGTAAATCAACTTCCCATATTCCGATACCTGTTTTTTCTAAGGTAGTAGAAAGTTTATTTTGAATTTTTTGAGTTTCTTGTTTTGCTTTTTCTAGTTCATTTAATTTTTCTTTGAGTTGAATTTTCGCCTCTTTTTGTTTGGTTATATCTTGTACAGTACCTACTAATTTTGCTTGATTATTTTCCTTTATAAGTACACCCTTAGAGTGGTAATAACAAGTAATATTTTCTTTGTGTAGCATTCTGTACTTAATATCAAAAATAGATGAATTATTTTTTGTTAAATCATCAATACTTTTTAGCACATTTATCAAATCTTCAGGATATATTTTTTCTTGCCATTTTTCAGGTGTAAAACTATCTTTTGTTTCGTGAAATAATTTATAGGATTGTTCATCCCAAAAAGTTTCTCCAGTTGTTAGATTCAGCTCCCACAATCCAACACCTGTTTTTTCTAGGATTAGGCTCAGTTTTGATTGAATCTGTTGAATTTCTTGTTTTGCTTTTTCTAGTTCATTTACTTTTTCTTTAAGCTGAGTTTCAGCATTTTTTTGAAGCGTTATATCTTGAAGCAGTCCATATAGTTCGATTGTTTTTCCTTGCTCTATTTTAGGAATTCCGATTACTCGTACCCATTTTTTATTTCCTTTATGTGTAGTTATTCTGAGTTGTTTGTCAAATGAAATTCCACTATTTATAGCATTATTAAACGAATCAGTAATCACTTTTCTATCTTCTTCATGATAAGATTCTAATCCATGATCTATTGAAGATTCATAATTATTATCTACTTCATGTATTTGTCGAATAATTTTGTCTACTTTATTAACTCTAGTTTCTAAATCAAATTCCCAAACACCAATTACTGCATTGGCATTACAAGTTTCTAAAAGTTTACTAGTATGTAAGAGTTGGTTTTGAGAAACTTCAAGTTCTTCTAATTTTTGTTGAAGAATAATTTCATTTCTTTTTTGCTTATCTATATTTTGAGTTGTACCATAGAGTTCAACACATTTTCCATTCTCAAATGTAGGTACACCAATTACCCTTACCCAAATTTTATTTCCTTTTGCTGTAATGATTTTAAGTTCTTTATCAAAAGGAATTCCTTCTTCTACAGCTTTTTTAAACAAATTAGTTATTGTCTCACGGCTATAACCCTCTGTATAAAATTCTATTCCATTTTCAATTGTAGTAATAAAATTAGTATCTACTTCATGGATTGATTTAGTTACTTTATCCCAAAGTACAGACTGATTATTTAGGTCAAGCTCCCAAGTTCCAATTTGTGCAGCTTCATTAGAAGCATCTAATAATTTTTGAGTATGAATAAGTTGATGCTGTGTAATTTCTAATTCATCTATTTTTTGCTTTATCTCTAGCTCAGCTTCTTTTTGAGCTGTTATATCTTGAAAAGTACCATAGAGTTCGACACATTTTCCATTTTCAAGTGTAGGTATTCCTATAGTTCTTATCCAAACTTCATTTCCTTTAGCAGTAACAATTTTAAGTTGTTCATCATACGGAATTCCTTCTTCAAAGGCTTTTTTAAATACCTCAGTAATTTTTTCTCGGCTATATCCTTCTTTATAAAAAAGAATCGCATTATCAACATTCCAAAGGAAATTATCATCTACTTGATGAATCTGTCTAGTAATTTTATCAACATTTGTACTAAAATCATCTATATTAAGTTCCCAAGTACCTATTTTTGCAGCTTCATTGGAAGCATCTAATAATTTTTGAGTATGAATAAGTCGATTTTGAGTAGTTTGTAACTCTTCTACTTTTTCTTTTATTTCTAGCTCAGCTTCTTTTTGAGTTGTTATATCTTGAAATGTACCATACATTTCTATACATTTTCTGTTTTCAAATGTAGGAATTCCAATAGTTCTTACCCATTTCTCATTTCCTTTTGCAGTAATAATTATGAGTTGTTCGTCAAAAGGCATTCCTTCTTCAAAAGCTTTTTTAAATACCTCAGTAATTTTTTCTCGGCTATATCCTTCTTTATAAAATTCTATTCCATTTTGAGCATTCGAAACAAAATCATTTTCTACTTGGTGTATTTCTTTAGTGACTTTATTCCAAGTAGTTGTAAAATCATCTAGGTTAAGTTGCCAAGTACCTATTTTTGCAGCCTCATTAGAAGCATCTAATAACTTTTGAGTATGAATAAGTTTATTCTGTGTAGCTTCTAGTTGTGATATTTTTTCTTTTAGTTGAATTTCTATTTCTTTTTTCTCTGTTATATCTTGAAAAGTACCGTATAGCTCTACACAAACTCCATTTTCCATAGTAGGTACGCCTGTAGAACGAACCCACCTTTTGTTTCCCTTATTAGTTACGAATTGGAACTCGTCATCATAACTTATTCCCTTTTCAAGAGCCAAGTCAAGATTTTTTTTAATTTTTTCTTGATCTTTGTCTTTATAGAAAGAAATGCCAATTTTATCATCAACTATAAAATTTTCATCTACTTCATGTATTTCTCTGATGATTTTATCCCATTTGACAAGCCGTGTTTTTAAGTCTAACACCCAAACTCCAACTCTTGTATTTTCATTGCAAGTTTTAAGAATTTGTTGAGTATGTATTAATTCTTTTTGTATAATTTCTAGTTCTTTTAACTTTTCTTTGATTTGTAATTCAGCTTGTTTTTGAGAAGTAATATCTTGTATAGTACCATAAAACTCTATACAACTACCATTTTCCATGACTGGAATTCCTATTACTCTTATCCATCTTTTATTTCCTTTGTAAGTAATAATTTCGAATTCTTCATCAGGTTTTTTTCCTTCTGTAAGAGCTAACATACCTACTTTTTCTATGCGTGCTTTGTCTTTTTCTTGATAGAATTCAATTCCATTATTGTGTATTACAAAATCTTTATCTACTTCATGTATATTTCTAGCTATTTTGTCCCATTGCACAATTCCTGTTTTTAAATCTAGATTCCATATACCAATCTTTGCATGCGAGTTACACGTATTGAGGAGTTTTTGTGTTTGAATTAATTCTTTGGTTTGTATATCTTTTTCTTTTTCAGACATTACTTTATCAGTCACCTCTATGCCTATACATTGTATTTCTTCTGCTATTCCATCTTTATTGAGAATGAGTTTACATTCCCAATCAGAATATATGTACTGAGAAGTTGTTTTTTGAGTTTTTCTATCAAAAATAGGTTTTCTGAGATGAACAAATACAGAATCATTAGGAGAAGCAAAACATTTATGAACAGCCTCTATATATTTTTCACGGTCTTCTACTAAAATTGCAGACACAGCAATTTGTCCAATA
This is a stretch of genomic DNA from Bernardetia sp. MNP-M8. It encodes these proteins:
- a CDS encoding PAS domain-containing protein, with the protein product MNYLKQEFYQILKSDEDFFDFVQLNAFDGLWFWNLEKPNDKWINPKFCNLLGYEYEELQGNQIQKIVHPEDVKKINTIFLSYKTTNSSTIYENEIRFFHKNGTTLWVKMKALIFGSPEENNHRVVVTHTNTTTNHQQEVELIRIVNRYESMLNHNSVFIIRTDLEGKYTYVNNHFCDRLGLDKREIIGQIAVSAILVEDREKYIEAVHKCFASPNDSVFVHLRKPIFDRKTQKTTSQYIYSDWECKLILNKDGIAEEIQCIGIEVTDKVMSEKEKDIQTKELIQTQKLLNTCNSHAKIGIWNLDLKTGIVQWDKIARNIHEVDKDFVIHNNGIEFYQEKDKARIEKVGMLALTEGKKPDEEFEIITYKGNKRWIRVIGIPVMENGSCIEFYGTIQDITSQKQAELQIKEKLKELEIIQKELIHTQQILKTCNENTRVGVWVLDLKTRLVKWDKIIREIHEVDENFIVDDKIGISFYKDKDQEKIKKNLDLALEKGISYDDEFQFVTNKGNKRWVRSTGVPTMENGVCVELYGTFQDITEKKEIEIQLKEKISQLEATQNKLIHTQKLLDASNEAAKIGTWQLNLDDFTTTWNKVTKEIHQVENDFVSNAQNGIEFYKEGYSREKITEVFKKAFEEGMPFDEQLIIITAKGNEKWVRTIGIPTFENRKCIEMYGTFQDITTQKEAELEIKEKVEELQTTQNRLIHTQKLLDASNEAAKIGTWELNIDDFSTNVDKITRQIHQVDDNFLWNVDNAILFYKEGYSREKITEVFKKAFEEGIPYDEQLKIVTAKGNEVWIRTIGIPTLENGKCVELYGTFQDITAQKEAELEIKQKIDELEITQHQLIHTQKLLDASNEAAQIGTWELDLNNQSVLWDKVTKSIHEVDTNFITTIENGIEFYTEGYSRETITNLFKKAVEEGIPFDKELKIITAKGNKIWVRVIGVPTFENGKCVELYGTTQNIDKQKRNEIILQQKLEELEVSQNQLLHTSKLLETCNANAVIGVWEFDLETRVNKVDKIIRQIHEVDNNYESSIDHGLESYHEEDRKVITDSFNNAINSGISFDKQLRITTHKGNKKWVRVIGIPKIEQGKTIELYGLLQDITLQKNAETQLKEKVNELEKAKQEIQQIQSKLSLILEKTGVGLWELNLTTGETFWDEQSYKLFHETKDSFTPEKWQEKIYPEDLINVLKSIDDLTKNNSSIFDIKYRMLHKENITCYYHSKGVLIKENNQAKLVGTVQDITKQKEAKIQLKEKLNELEKAKQETQKIQNKLSTTLEKTGIGIWEVDLLTGRTYWDKQIRKMFGVNEFEEINNEIASSKIHKDDLVIMNKMLENLILEKIPTYHMAYRVNLSSETIKYYDSKVVLLKDEEGKSISVFGVTQDITKEKQAEVKIQQKVEELEIAKKETQIAQNKLTTTLEKTDIGLWEIDLVTNQPYWDKQTRKLFGINVDTKIDTEITSLRIHKGDLERVNQMIIDLITQKIPQYHAIYRTVPIEGKIRYHEAKATLVKDKEGNPISVWGVTQDITRQKEHENIIEEQNQDLAKSEQELRKGIREMYHLQKDLETQKQQLEQIFDAVPAMIYQFKRDKEGYISFPLVSKGSEFVLGVTPQEMQNNSSNDIFESIHPEDLLGFQSSGKKSADTMQKWESELRLIKNEKEVWIHATSKPTRMDDGSILWTGIMQNIDQLKQTELKIQKQNQELQETLNELRETQSQLIHNEKMTTLGQLVASIAHEINTPLGAIHSSAGTIFKLLKDSLSNLPKIIKTLTEQQLEGFNILVEKSMETNKLYSSREKRAIKYKLIAEFEDRNIYQADRIADILVDTGLNEYTELYEPFLELPKAVEFFHSIYEISTIMKSNTTVRIATEKASKIIITLKNFSRQDHTGEKKPTSINESLENTLILYQNKLKYGIEVIREMEDLPLINAYEDELAQVWTNLLHNAIQAIDTSKNKKGKIYMTTKKQENKILVSVRDTGKGVPDEVKQKIFDAFFTTKPVGEGSGLGLNIVRKIIEKHDGKIWFETENIGENTGTTFFVELPIK